The following are encoded together in the Synergistaceae bacterium genome:
- a CDS encoding 3-deoxy-D-manno-octulosonic acid transferase, producing the protein MTWHAGFALYRSLVSTFFNLGGLQILKRKYKGDISERLGQVENISQKPIWVHAVSVGEVQSASSLIRRIKNKNPRPCIISTVTATGRETAQNLLSDIVDKIIYSPFDAKKFVSRAIENINPCAYITMETELWPEMLYQLKARNIPAFLANGRLSEKSFARLRRTKYFWQGVLECLNKLMVRFDDDKRKFLELGVPEEKIIVTGDCKVDALLDRRKSADPEKWRWLKKSSDSPLFTAGSTHQGEDDVVIAAFRSLRKKFPDARLAIVPRHPERALMTVASVLPYSDLKAELLSRIERENNNYDVIVVDRIGVLFDLYAASDSVFVGGSLVNKGGQNPFEPALFGLPAIHGPSMSDFPDTERMDSMGAAFCVHNDLELARTWEESINPENVKQALKNCADYFKTLGGAADKTWQQIESQI; encoded by the coding sequence ATGACGTGGCACGCAGGATTTGCATTATACCGCTCATTAGTCAGCACATTTTTTAATCTCGGAGGGCTGCAAATTCTCAAGCGCAAATATAAAGGCGATATTTCAGAACGTCTCGGCCAAGTTGAAAATATTTCGCAAAAACCTATATGGGTTCACGCGGTCTCAGTCGGTGAAGTTCAGTCGGCAAGCTCATTAATTCGGCGCATAAAGAACAAGAATCCCCGTCCCTGCATAATTTCAACAGTAACAGCTACAGGCCGTGAGACAGCGCAAAATCTTTTAAGCGACATTGTTGACAAGATCATTTACAGCCCATTTGACGCAAAAAAATTTGTCTCGCGTGCAATAGAAAATATCAACCCATGCGCTTATATCACAATGGAGACGGAATTATGGCCGGAAATGTTATATCAGTTAAAGGCGCGTAATATTCCGGCATTCTTGGCAAACGGGAGACTCTCGGAGAAAAGTTTTGCGAGATTGAGACGTACAAAATATTTCTGGCAAGGTGTGCTTGAGTGCTTGAATAAATTAATGGTCAGATTCGACGATGACAAGAGAAAATTTTTAGAGCTTGGAGTCCCTGAAGAAAAAATTATTGTAACAGGAGATTGCAAAGTTGACGCGCTTTTAGATCGCCGCAAATCAGCAGACCCGGAAAAATGGCGGTGGCTCAAGAAAAGTTCTGACTCGCCGTTATTCACAGCTGGGAGCACTCATCAAGGCGAAGACGATGTAGTTATCGCTGCATTCAGAAGCCTGCGCAAAAAATTTCCTGACGCGAGACTCGCAATAGTTCCCCGACACCCTGAACGCGCTTTAATGACAGTTGCGTCTGTACTGCCTTATAGCGATTTGAAGGCGGAATTACTTTCACGAATCGAACGGGAAAATAATAATTATGATGTAATAGTCGTTGATAGAATCGGCGTGCTATTTGATTTGTATGCAGCTTCTGACTCAGTTTTTGTCGGAGGAAGTCTCGTCAACAAGGGCGGCCAGAATCCATTTGAACCGGCTTTATTTGGACTTCCTGCGATTCACGGGCCGAGCATGTCAGATTTTCCCGACACAGAACGAATGGACTCAATGGGTGCGGCTTTCTGCGTGCATAATGATTTAGAGCTTGCGCGTACATGGGAAGAGTCAATTAATCCCGAAAACGTAAAACAAGCACTGAAGAATTGCGCTGATTACTTCAAGACACTAGGCGGGGCAGCAGATAAAACTTGGCAGCAAATAGAATCTCAAATTTAA
- a CDS encoding cytidine deaminase produces MSAKDFWPSEKITPEDLLNKAREAADRAYVPYSRFHVGAAMLFENDEIILSCNVENASYGVTICAERAGVVIMVSQGKRNPLAVAVVGSHEDRDDYFTIECPPCGACRQALMEFNKNMLVVMASKDGAKVYELKKLLPHYFTLDPD; encoded by the coding sequence TTGTCCGCAAAAGATTTCTGGCCTTCAGAGAAAATTACGCCTGAAGACTTGTTAAATAAAGCACGTGAGGCAGCAGATAGAGCTTATGTGCCGTATTCGCGTTTTCATGTCGGAGCAGCTATGTTATTCGAGAATGACGAAATAATTTTATCCTGCAACGTTGAGAATGCTTCTTACGGCGTTACAATTTGTGCAGAGCGTGCCGGAGTCGTTATCATGGTGTCGCAGGGAAAAAGAAACCCTTTAGCAGTCGCCGTTGTTGGTTCGCACGAGGATAGAGACGATTATTTTACGATTGAGTGTCCACCCTGCGGAGCTTGTCGTCAGGCGCTAATGGAATTTAACAAAAATATGCTCGTTGTTATGGCTTCCAAAGATGGCGCAAAAGTCTACGAGCTGAAAAAATTATTGCCTCATTATTTCACGCTGGATCCTGATTAA
- a CDS encoding thermonuclease family protein, which translates to MPRRKNFNLTPADIKKLGGKKSIIILLVLAVFWFFNVDISQFIGDNNNVPNNNIGSDIVSGTVKRVIDGDTLVITINNQDRRVRLLGVDTPETVHPKKGVQPYGREASNFTKQSLTGKIVWLEYDSSPLDRYERHLAYLWLERPDRINESSIRRDMFNARLLLGGYARVMIIKPNKRYEDLFKKFQSEAQNSRRGLWAAN; encoded by the coding sequence ATGCCGCGAAGAAAAAATTTTAATCTCACTCCTGCCGATATTAAGAAGCTGGGCGGCAAAAAAAGTATAATTATTCTGCTTGTTCTTGCTGTATTCTGGTTCTTCAACGTCGATATTTCGCAGTTTATAGGCGATAATAATAACGTACCAAATAATAATATCGGCTCTGACATTGTGTCCGGAACAGTAAAAAGAGTCATTGACGGCGATACACTTGTAATCACAATAAATAATCAAGATAGGCGCGTTAGATTATTAGGAGTCGACACCCCCGAAACAGTTCACCCGAAAAAAGGTGTGCAGCCCTATGGACGAGAAGCAAGCAATTTCACAAAGCAGTCATTAACCGGCAAAATAGTATGGCTTGAGTATGACTCATCACCGTTAGACAGATACGAACGTCATTTAGCTTATTTATGGCTTGAGAGGCCCGACAGAATCAACGAGTCATCAATACGGCGCGACATGTTCAACGCGAGATTATTATTAGGAGGTTACGCAAGAGTCATGATAATAAAGCCTAATAAACGCTATGAAGATTTATTCAAGAAATTTCAATCAGAGGCGCAGAACTCAAGGCGCGGACTCTGGGCAGCAAATTAA
- a CDS encoding C69 family dipeptidase yields the protein MMTLLIFLAVFIYFFLLRAKISFACMTVLVGRKASESGNVLVAHNEDAPGRYTMQTHLVHKLRRHPGTTIKFEPDTAELELNPTRTSLLWSEAKTYNPDKPEPSFCDLYVNGFGVVICSNNCADSKEDSPELFNGGIAYGLRRLVAEKAMNARDALNIACDLVDKYGYASSGRSYAFADCDEIFVMQIVNGKHYAIQRVPDDEAAIIPNHYTIHDCDKKARGYNELVNYAIKRGWHDPENIFDFAKVYQSEATYGLEKNTHRHVRAFEILLDIDLSGLLDHEWESLPFSIKPAHKVNIDTLKKILRTHFEGTSSNNSNGNTPHFDSPLTICNIDTLESTIAEIRRRPERIILRKALGRPCFAPYVPFYFGINSIPEGYEDVESEKSLREHFNTQPQDLDYKNNAWFMNQEVQAACDLLYPEKSEIIREKISEVESVIEKKLSDIDPQIELRIKTNPYIAGAMIEGAVMSWAEDAKNLMNELKSELAIIPAEAENNISPEKNFVVRINNDKFDSESLDISQCRCGPSYLPVKKWSECLNIVRNDKFFTLKFADSEWIHDAVPCFMDLYILLVNKDGSKRAATVKIKILEV from the coding sequence TTGATGACATTATTAATTTTTCTCGCAGTATTTATATATTTCTTTCTCTTGCGCGCAAAAATTTCTTTCGCCTGCATGACCGTCTTAGTCGGCCGCAAAGCATCTGAGTCCGGCAATGTCTTAGTAGCTCACAACGAGGACGCGCCAGGACGTTATACAATGCAGACTCATTTAGTTCACAAATTGCGCAGACACCCGGGAACAACTATAAAATTTGAACCCGACACAGCAGAACTAGAATTAAACCCTACACGCACGAGTCTTTTATGGTCAGAGGCAAAAACTTATAATCCCGACAAGCCGGAGCCTTCATTTTGTGATTTGTACGTGAACGGATTCGGAGTTGTAATCTGCTCAAATAACTGCGCTGACTCAAAAGAAGACTCACCCGAATTATTTAACGGCGGCATTGCTTACGGTTTACGGCGTTTAGTCGCGGAAAAGGCCATGAACGCAAGAGACGCACTCAATATCGCGTGTGATTTAGTTGACAAGTACGGTTATGCATCAAGCGGGAGATCTTACGCATTTGCAGACTGCGACGAAATTTTTGTAATGCAGATAGTAAACGGCAAACATTACGCAATTCAGCGAGTCCCCGACGACGAAGCCGCAATTATCCCGAATCATTACACGATTCATGACTGCGACAAGAAAGCACGCGGTTATAACGAACTTGTGAATTATGCTATTAAACGAGGCTGGCACGATCCCGAAAATATATTTGATTTCGCAAAAGTTTATCAGAGTGAAGCAACTTACGGACTCGAAAAAAATACTCACAGACACGTCCGGGCATTTGAAATTTTGCTTGATATTGACTTGAGCGGATTATTAGATCATGAATGGGAGTCGCTGCCTTTCTCGATTAAACCTGCTCACAAGGTAAATATTGATACCCTCAAGAAAATTTTGCGGACTCACTTTGAGGGCACAAGCTCGAATAATTCAAACGGTAACACGCCGCATTTCGACTCGCCACTTACGATTTGCAACATTGACACGTTAGAAAGCACTATAGCCGAGATTCGCCGCCGACCTGAACGAATAATTTTGCGTAAAGCTCTTGGCCGGCCTTGTTTTGCGCCTTATGTGCCGTTTTATTTCGGGATAAATTCAATTCCTGAAGGTTACGAGGATGTAGAATCAGAAAAATCTTTGCGCGAACATTTTAATACGCAGCCTCAAGACTTAGATTACAAGAATAATGCGTGGTTCATGAATCAGGAAGTTCAAGCGGCCTGCGATTTGTTGTACCCTGAAAAAAGTGAGATAATCCGCGAAAAAATTTCTGAAGTCGAGTCAGTTATCGAGAAAAAATTATCTGACATTGACCCGCAAATAGAATTACGAATCAAGACAAATCCCTACATAGCCGGTGCAATGATAGAAGGTGCTGTAATGTCATGGGCTGAGGACGCGAAAAATTTAATGAACGAGCTAAAATCGGAGCTTGCTATAATTCCGGCTGAAGCAGAAAATAACATTTCGCCAGAGAAAAATTTTGTCGTGAGAATCAATAATGACAAGTTTGACTCTGAATCGCTTGATATTTCGCAATGCAGGTGCGGACCTTCATATTTGCCGGTTAAAAAATGGTCTGAATGCTTGAATATTGTCAGGAACGATAAATTTTTTACTCTCAAATTTGCTGATTCAGAATGGATTCATGACGCTGTGCCGTGTTTTATGGATTTATATATTTTGCTGGTGAATAAAGACGGCTCTAAACGTGCTGCAACAGTGAAAATAAAAATTTTGGAGGTCTAA
- a CDS encoding site-2 protease family protein translates to MRYINLNIREILLTVPALLWALSFHEFCHGFAAKMVGDDTAERYGRLTLNPFHHFDLIGTLMLLFVGFGWAKPVPINTRYFKNPRRDLIIVSLAGVVGNILTAIITVLIIRLIGIYRIYNFGGEPLIIVLSKMININMGLAAFNLIPIPPLDGSRVLEAFLPYKYLHIYYWLERYGMIILLVLLMTGIIDFIFSPIIRLLWMLLPSLY, encoded by the coding sequence ATGAGATATATAAATTTGAATATACGAGAAATTTTATTGACTGTTCCGGCGTTATTATGGGCGTTATCGTTTCATGAATTTTGTCATGGCTTTGCTGCAAAAATGGTCGGCGATGACACAGCAGAGCGTTACGGAAGATTGACTCTTAACCCGTTTCACCATTTTGATTTAATCGGGACTCTTATGCTTTTATTTGTCGGCTTTGGATGGGCTAAACCTGTTCCGATTAATACGCGTTATTTCAAGAATCCGAGAAGAGATTTAATTATTGTCTCGCTTGCAGGTGTTGTCGGAAATATTTTAACGGCAATTATAACTGTCTTGATTATAAGACTCATAGGCATTTACAGAATTTATAATTTCGGTGGTGAGCCGCTTATTATAGTTTTGTCCAAGATGATAAATATAAATATGGGCTTGGCTGCGTTTAACTTGATTCCGATTCCTCCTCTTGACGGTTCGCGGGTGCTTGAGGCGTTTTTGCCATATAAATATCTGCACATTTATTACTGGCTTGAACGTTATGGAATGATTATTTTGCTAGTGCTGCTTATGACGGGAATTATAGATTTTATTTTCTCGCCGATTATAAGATTATTGTGGATGTTGCTGCCGTCGTTGTATTAA